In one Roseimicrobium gellanilyticum genomic region, the following are encoded:
- a CDS encoding RHS repeat-associated core domain-containing protein — protein sequence MQGKLLLLCVSVLLIWVLLLVPWVNDRPNTTHGYDSLGRRTSTQTGPLHTTFEYASNSGSSVFDVSGFKPTKSTGPRGVVTTVQYDDLYRAVSTTVSDGGTTTTEYDAVGRPVEVTDALGRSTMTTYDALGQAIRVDLPDGTEVETKYTQLGKPWWVKDGLGRITETEYDSAGRAISVTNPLGQTVHSEYDAAGNAIKVTDARGHITESSYDSRNRPIEVKAPLVVNGETGQSERPITSTTYDAAGKPLSVTDPLGHVTINTYDQASRVVKVKNALNQETLTTYDASGNVLTVTDANGKVTTNEYDSLGRLSLTTDAEGVLTEFDYDLSGNRTMVKDGKGNVTTFDYDLQNRVTEEHYANGDETTYTYNALQKLTRTDAAGTTSYTYDERDRLLTVDFVTGPDRTYAYDDAGQLLSVTESGHAAANVSYTYDLAGKVLSETSRGKTHTYTYDAAGNRTGTTYSTGRSETRTYDALNRIATLVEGGRTTTWHYDLAGRAIALTLGNGQQQDNHYDAVGKLTARHLFNPNQTLIATFQWQHDAVGNVTQQTERWLGDATRNNALRTTTMAYDDVYRLTGETVTQSGEITRETLYTYDDASNRASKVEKENTVVVKDTSYTYNTANQLIAWSEENGTEVVQRSAAMTYDTRGNRASTVITTHGEVPGTETTTYTWTPQNMLASVTLPDSSVHSYAYDYRVRRITRTEGNANPVAMTFSGGLSVAEFEVLDSQLNTLDSQPSVEYQRGPDMGGGVGGLLYSLRSGTAKFNLSNGRGDVVAQSDATGDLTWTASYEAYGKRPVETGSNADRQRANTKEEDPTGLLNEGFRYRDLETDVWLSKDPAGFVDGPNLYAYVKQNPWSKFDPLGLYEEGEDGTRIHVQKDGYIKITGAPGGRLDSKSRELIFNQFVNHDVPEHIAKAEDAYVREWNPVQGNHYIRMQTEPKYRMMIEAWAASAPGALSQDRGFLTSRLPGRTATPQSLPIKQLGWRTSPKLFKNLGQQQDPAQSAKLTFADGKYKLQMANGQTRTATGQMNFVTMPDGRILVSSTAGHTGISQGRDVAYAGQVTFTKKGALKEWDNGSGHYMPSADYAKQAGLPMDKFTPHKDVLNAQD from the coding sequence ATGCAAGGAAAGCTCCTGCTCCTTTGTGTGTCCGTGCTTCTGATCTGGGTTCTGCTGCTCGTGCCGTGGGTGAATGACAGGCCCAATACCACGCACGGATATGACTCGCTGGGCCGGCGCACGTCCACGCAGACCGGGCCGCTGCACACCACGTTTGAGTACGCGAGCAACAGCGGCAGCTCGGTGTTTGACGTCAGCGGGTTCAAGCCCACCAAGAGCACCGGCCCGCGCGGCGTGGTGACCACGGTGCAGTATGACGACCTGTACCGTGCCGTGAGCACGACCGTGAGCGATGGTGGCACCACCACCACGGAGTACGACGCGGTGGGCCGTCCCGTCGAGGTGACAGACGCCCTCGGGCGCAGTACCATGACCACGTATGACGCCCTTGGTCAGGCCATCCGGGTGGATCTTCCGGATGGCACGGAGGTGGAAACGAAATACACGCAGCTTGGCAAACCCTGGTGGGTGAAGGACGGACTGGGGCGCATCACTGAGACGGAGTATGACTCCGCAGGCCGTGCCATCTCCGTGACCAACCCTCTCGGGCAGACGGTGCACTCGGAATACGATGCCGCAGGGAACGCCATCAAGGTCACGGACGCCCGTGGCCATATCACGGAGAGCAGCTACGACTCACGCAACCGGCCCATCGAGGTGAAGGCGCCGTTGGTGGTGAATGGTGAGACCGGACAGAGTGAACGGCCCATCACGTCCACCACGTACGATGCCGCCGGCAAGCCGCTCTCGGTCACGGATCCCCTGGGGCATGTGACCATCAACACCTATGACCAGGCCAGCCGCGTGGTGAAGGTGAAGAACGCGCTCAACCAGGAAACGCTCACCACGTACGATGCGAGCGGGAATGTGCTCACCGTCACCGATGCCAATGGCAAGGTGACCACCAATGAGTACGACAGCCTTGGCCGACTCTCCCTGACCACAGATGCCGAAGGCGTCCTCACGGAGTTTGACTACGACCTGTCCGGCAACCGCACCATGGTCAAGGACGGCAAGGGCAACGTGACCACGTTCGACTATGACCTGCAGAACCGGGTGACGGAGGAGCACTATGCCAATGGAGACGAGACCACCTACACGTACAACGCGTTGCAGAAACTGACGCGTACGGATGCCGCCGGCACCACCAGCTACACGTATGACGAGCGCGACCGCCTGTTGACGGTGGACTTCGTCACGGGGCCGGATCGCACGTATGCGTATGATGACGCCGGGCAGTTGCTCAGCGTCACGGAGTCAGGACATGCCGCGGCCAATGTGAGCTACACCTATGACCTCGCGGGCAAGGTGCTCAGCGAGACCTCGCGGGGCAAGACCCACACCTACACCTATGATGCCGCGGGGAACCGCACTGGCACCACCTACAGCACGGGCCGCAGTGAGACGCGCACCTACGATGCGCTCAACCGCATCGCCACGCTGGTGGAGGGTGGACGCACCACGACGTGGCATTATGACCTCGCCGGTCGTGCCATCGCGCTGACCCTGGGCAATGGGCAGCAGCAGGACAACCACTATGATGCGGTGGGCAAGCTGACGGCGCGGCACCTGTTCAATCCCAACCAGACGTTGATCGCCACGTTCCAGTGGCAGCATGACGCGGTGGGGAATGTGACCCAGCAGACGGAGCGCTGGCTGGGAGATGCCACGCGCAACAACGCCCTGCGCACCACCACCATGGCGTACGATGATGTGTACCGCCTCACGGGCGAGACCGTCACGCAGTCCGGTGAGATCACCAGGGAGACCCTCTACACCTATGACGACGCCAGCAATCGGGCAAGCAAGGTGGAGAAGGAAAACACCGTGGTGGTGAAGGACACCAGCTACACCTACAACACGGCCAACCAGTTGATCGCGTGGAGCGAGGAGAACGGAACCGAGGTCGTGCAACGCAGCGCGGCGATGACCTATGACACGAGAGGCAACCGTGCCAGCACCGTCATCACCACCCATGGAGAGGTCCCCGGCACGGAGACCACCACCTACACCTGGACCCCGCAGAACATGCTGGCCAGTGTGACGCTGCCGGACAGCAGCGTGCACAGCTACGCCTACGACTATCGCGTGCGCCGCATCACCCGCACCGAAGGCAACGCCAATCCCGTGGCCATGACCTTCAGCGGCGGCCTCAGCGTCGCCGAGTTCGAGGTGCTCGACTCTCAACTCAATACTCTCGACTCTCAACCCTCAGTAGAATACCAGCGCGGCCCCGACATGGGCGGCGGGGTGGGTGGGTTGCTCTACTCCCTGCGCAGCGGCACCGCGAAGTTCAACCTGAGCAACGGCCGAGGCGACGTGGTGGCCCAGAGCGATGCCACCGGAGACCTTACCTGGACCGCCAGCTACGAAGCCTACGGCAAGCGCCCCGTGGAAACCGGCAGCAACGCCGACCGCCAGCGCGCCAACACCAAGGAAGAAGACCCCACCGGTTTGCTCAACGAAGGGTTCCGCTACCGCGACCTGGAGACTGATGTGTGGCTGAGCAAAGACCCCGCAGGCTTTGTGGATGGCCCAAACCTGTATGCTTATGTGAAGCAGAATCCGTGGAGCAAGTTTGATCCTCTAGGGCTCTACGAAGAAGGAGAAGATGGCACGCGAATCCATGTCCAAAAAGATGGTTACATCAAAATCACAGGAGCTCCTGGTGGACGACTCGATTCAAAGTCTAGAGAACTGATCTTTAATCAATTCGTTAACCATGACGTTCCGGAACATATAGCAAAAGCAGAGGATGCATACGTGAGGGAGTGGAATCCGGTGCAAGGGAATCACTACATCAGGATGCAAACAGAACCCAAGTATAGGATGATGATTGAAGCATGGGCCGCTTCAGCTCCGGGAGCTCTTTCACAAGATCGTGGCTTCTTAACATCACGCCTTCCCGGACGAACTGCAACGCCGCAGAGCCTTCCGATAAAGCAGCTGGGCTGGCGAACGTCACCTAAACTTTTTAAGAATTTAGGTCAGCAGCAAGATCCGGCCCAGAGTGCAAAACTTACTTTTGCTGATGGGAAATACAAACTGCAAATGGCAAACGGGCAAACGAGGACGGCGACGGGACAGATGAACTTTGTTACCATGCCTGATGGTCGGATTCTCGTGAGTTCTACCGCAGGGCATACTGGAATCTCTCAGGGGCGCGATGTAGCGTACGCCGGCCAAGTAACGTTCACCAAAAAGGGAGCTCTCAAAGAGTGGGATAATGGTTCGGGACACTACATGCCTTCTGCAGATTACGCCAAACAAGCGGGGCTGCCTATGGACAAGTTCACGCCTCACAAAGATGTGTTAAACGCGCAAGACTGA